The following coding sequences are from one Arcobacter nitrofigilis DSM 7299 window:
- a CDS encoding LysE family translocator, whose protein sequence is MSLLNIFAFAGAMFLLAITPGPGVFATVSRALASGFSNAAFVVFGIILGDLIFLLSAIFGLSAIASIMGDFFILVKYLGGIYLLFLGYKILTSKEKQTDVKGVQELSWKKNFITGLLITLSNPKVILFYLGFLPTFVNLTTLSTLDIVIISLVTALVIACVLLFYAYSASGARSLFKSKSAKRKMNIAAGSVMITAGGALIIKA, encoded by the coding sequence ATGAGCCTATTAAATATATTTGCATTTGCAGGTGCTATGTTCTTATTAGCAATTACTCCAGGTCCTGGAGTGTTTGCTACAGTCTCTAGAGCATTAGCTTCAGGTTTTTCAAATGCTGCTTTTGTAGTATTTGGAATCATACTTGGTGATTTAATCTTTTTATTATCAGCAATTTTCGGACTAAGTGCAATTGCATCTATAATGGGTGATTTTTTTATACTTGTAAAATATTTGGGTGGAATATACCTTCTTTTCTTAGGTTATAAAATTTTAACTTCAAAAGAAAAACAAACCGATGTAAAAGGTGTGCAAGAATTGTCATGGAAAAAGAACTTTATAACAGGACTTTTAATAACACTAAGCAATCCAAAAGTTATACTCTTTTATTTAGGTTTTTTACCTACTTTTGTAAATTTAACTACTTTAAGTACACTTGATATTGTTATTATATCATTGGTTACGGCTCTTGTAATTGCTTGTGTTTTACTCTTTTATGCATATAGTGCAAGTGGAGCAAGAAGTTTGTTTAAAAGTAAAAGTGCAAAAAGAAAAATGAATATTGCAGCTGGTAGTGTAATGATTACAGCTGGTGGCGCTTTAATTATTAAGGCATAA